In Granulicella mallensis MP5ACTX8, the sequence CCGCTTCTCCACCCAGACAACCCGTCCCTTGCTTAGAACCCCACCATCTGAAGACACCCCCCGGAGGGAGTCCACTTCCACCTGGTAAGGGGTATTCCCCATGACTGTATAAATCTCGCGATACTCTTGTGGCTTCATAAGATTCGTCACGCCTACTCACCCTCTTTTAAACGTAGATGTAAGTCACTATCACTAAGGATGCCCGTCTTTTCCAGCGTCCTTTTCGAAAATGTTTCTACAGAGAAAAGACAGTCCTTAAAAAGCCAACGTCTGGTATCGTACAGACACTAACTAAAGTCGATTGATATCTTGGCGTACAAAGCACGGCGTAAAATCCCATCTAAATCTGTCCGAAGCTTTACAGAAGTTTCGGGAAAATGCAATGAAAAAGCTCGAGGATTTCTTGCAATGTGACTATTTATTCGGAGGCCCAAGATGGCTGAGCCTATTTCTATTCTGCTATGCGGTCAGGATTCACTCCTTCTCCAGACCAGGCAATGGGTGCTGGAAGCGGCTGGCTACCAGGTCCAGACGACAACGGACTTCTCAGAAGTTACGCTCGTACCCGACCCTGTCGACCTTCTCATTTTGTGCCACTCCCTTTCACTTGAAGAGTGTGGGCGCGCCTTTGCCCTGGCATCTATCCGGTGGCCCAAGATACGGTGCATCGTTCTTCCTGAAGGAGCTTCAGCCTGCTCCGAGCAAATGCTGTGCTCCGTGCTGGATGCGACCGGAACTCCGGCAACGTCTCTTCCAGAAACACACCCTCATCCTGAAACCTACCGCAGACAACTCTCGCCTCAGTTCTGGAAATTACCTCTAAGCCGTTGAACGAGGTAGTTGGCGTTGCAGAAGGTTTACTAACGCAACCTCTTCCCTCTTTAACCCACGGTATTGCGTAGCAAGCTTCTTTTTCATAGGCCTCTTCGTTGCTTCCATCAGGGCTCCTGCCATATAGCAATCAAGAACAGCGGGATGCACATAGCACTTCCGGCAGATGGAAGGTGTATTGCCAAGTTGCGCCGCTACAGCTTTGATCGCTTGCACTACGTCTCTTTTAGCCTGCGTCTCCGATTCAAACACTTCGCACCCGCAGAGAAGACTGCAGGACAATACGGTTCCAGCCCATGTCCGAAAGTCCTTCGCGGTGAAAGGCTGGTCGGTGATCTCCTGCAGATACGCATTTACATCCGCTGAATCCACCGTATGGTGCATTCCTTCGTGGTCGAAGTACTGAAACAGCTCATAACCCGGAATATCCTGACACCGCTGAACGATCTTCGCCAGCCGGCGATCGTGGATGTCTACGGTGTGATGGATGCCACTCTTGCCCTGAAAATTAAACGTAATCGTCGAACCATCTACCCGCACATGCTTCTCGCGCAGAGTAGTCAGCCCATACGATTTATTTTGCCGCGCATACTCGGAATTTCCGACACGGATCAACGTAGTTTCCATCAACCGCACAAGGGTAGCCAGGACTTTCCTGCGCGGGAGCCCCGGCAATGCCAGGTCTTGCTCTACCTGTTTGCGGATCGTTGGCAAGGTCGCGCCAAAGAGGAGCATCCGTTCGTATTTGGTTTCATCCCGCACCTCTCGCCAATGCGGATGGTAGAGACTCTGTTTTCTACCTCGGGCATCTCGGCCCGTGGCCTGTAAGTGCCCCTTTGCATGAGGACAGATCCAGACCTCGGACCATGCGGGTGGAATGACGAGTGACTTGATGCGGGCCAGAGTTTCAGCGTCGTGTATGACACTGCCGTTGATGTCGATATAGCGAAAACCGTGATGCCATTGTTTCCGTTGCAGGCCCGGCCTGGCATCGGAGACATACCTCAACCCCGCGGCCCTCGCTGATTCCACAGGATCCGCCAGCACCTCTGGTTTTTGTTTTTTCGCTGGCAATGGCTCCACCCTGCCCTATCCTGCTGATCCCTTTATGCAGCCTTTTAGCTTTACCTTACGAGGCCCTCTACTTTGGTATGGATGCTTGAAGACTTTGCGGGGTAGCCCTTTGTACGCGACTTCTACGATTCGCATCTATGAACATACAAAGCCGGTGCCGGACAGGCTAACGGTGATGGAGAGACTATGCCTGAGATACGCGTAATGAATACGTCTGAACTGCCCTGTGGGCATAAGAAGACCGTCAAACTGGGCGAAACCGAGATTCTGCTCATTCACTACGAGGAGGGTCTCGTTGCAGTCCAGTCGCAGTGCCCGCATGCCGGAGCACCGCTGAAGGAGGGAGCTATCTGTAACGGGAGGTTGGTGTGTCCCTGGCATATGGGCACGTTCGAACTTTCTACAGGCGCCCTGGTGGAGCCTCCTCCGATGGAGTCGCTCAAGATGTATCCAGTGAGAGTGGAAGGCGGCGAGATCCTGGTCAACCCCGAACCTCTTCCGACAGCCACAAGCACCCCCGTTCAAAAGGAGGAACTGGTTTTGCTGGTGGGAACGGGTGCCGCAGGAGCGATAGCCGCGACTACTTTACGCCAGGGTGGTTTTGCGGGACGCATCCTGGCGGTAGATCCAGTGGAAGAAGAACCAGTTGACCGGACAGTCTTATCCAAAATGGCACTTAGCGGCGAGATGCCCCTGGACCAGATTGGATTAAGTACCTTCTCGTCCACAAAGGTGGAACGCATCCATGCTGCCGTCCTGGAACTTAGCGCCGCTCAAAAGGAGGCGCACCTGAGTAATGGCAGCGTCGTGAAATTCGATAAGGCGCTCGTAGCTACCGGAGGCAAACCAAAGCAGCTAGAGATTCCAGGCGCTGAACTGGCATATACGATTCGTCATCCTAGGGATGTCCAACGCATTCTCAAGGCAGCAGAAGGCAAGAAGGAAGCCGTCATCGTTGGAACCAGCTTCATCGGACTCGAAGCGGCCTCGGCCCTGGTACAAAAAGGTCTTCGGGTTACGGTAGTTGGTAAAGAAAAGCTACCCTTTGCGAAGTTATTCGGCGAGGAGGTCGCTCACGCGCTGAAGGCATTGCATGAGAGCAAAGGAACTCGCTTCCGGCTTGAGGTAGAAACCTCCAGCTTCGACTCTACCTGGGTAACGATTCGAGCGGGAGAGAAAGACGAACGGCTGCCAGCCGATTTAATCATCGCAGGCGTCGGTGTTCTTCCAGATCTCGAGTTCAAGCACGATCTACCTCGAGCTAAAGACGGGGGCATCGCTACAGATGCATCGCTGCGGGCAAAGGATGAGGTCTGGGTAGCCGGCGATATTGCCAGCGTCTCAGGCACACGCATCGAACACTGGCGACTCGCACAACAACATGGCAGGGTGGCTGCACTTGCAATGCTGGGGCAAGATTCAAGATATGAAGGCGTACCCTTCTTCTGGACCTTTCATTACGGGAAGCAATTGGAATATCTCGGTCACACAGAAGACTGGGATGAAGTAGTGATCGATGGAGATCTGAAAGAACTCAACTTCATGGCCTTCTATATCAAGCAGGAACGCATAGCTGCAGTGTTGAGTTGTGAACGCGAGACACAGACAGCGATGCTTGCTGAGGTCATGCGAAGCCATCCAACTCTCGAACAGGCACGTCAGGCTATCGCTTGACCGAGCCGGAGTTATAAGAACTACCTGAGAGGGGCCCGAATCTTATTCGGGCCCCTCTCAGAAACAACTAGTCTTCTTCGTTCGTCTTCCAGATATAGAGAAAGTCGTCATCGCTTGAAGTGGCGAGATTGATCTTTCCTTGCCGCGCGGCCCGGCTTAGCGCGGAGCGAATGTTCTCCTTGGTATCCGGCAACTCAGAGAGGGGAACCTTTAGAGCTGTACCTTCGCCTAGCTGGGCGATGTCACTCAATAGCTGAGTGATGATCGCTTTATGCTTCCCGTCCCGCCCTTTTGGAACATTTACCTGGGGCACCGATTCGAACTTCATCGGCTCCGAAACTGACTCATCGTTTTCCACGATTCCTCCTAACGCAAAGGTGACGCTAAACTAACGCTAACGAGATCATAAACTGATCCTCCAATCAGTTGTCAAGCCAAGGCGCTCTACAGAAGCTAAACCTCTCTTCATCTGACAGATGCAAAAGAGTTGACCCGTAAAGACAGAACAGGTCTACGGTCGTTACAGAGGTATTTTAGATGGCTGCCAAATCAAATTTCCAAGTCGTTCCGCTCGTTGAAGTACCCAAAAACGACGCGGATTTTTACACCAGCAACCGTCGACCGGTTGTCTTAATTGTGGACGACGAGCGAGTCATCGCGGATACCCTCTCCATCATCCTCAAGAAGAATGGTTTCGCGACGCTCACTGTCTATGACGGAAAAGCTGCCCTGGAGTTAGCCAAAGCGGAGTTGCCCGACCTGCTGATCTCCGACGTCGTCATGCCTGGGATGAGTGGGATCGAACTGGCCATTTCCCTGACTCAAAACGTCCCGGAGTGCAAGATTCTATTGTTCTCGGGACAGGCTGCCACCGTCGACCTGCTGGCAAAGGCCCGTGAGATGGGCCACAACTTCACCACCCTGGCCAAGCCGGTGCACCCTAAAGACATGCTGCGGCGCATCTCGGAGTGCCTGGAGGCATCAGATCATATCCCTGACCTGGAACCGCCCCCCCGCCAGCATGCTTATCCTTTGCAGTAAGTAGTAATAAACGATGGCGCGGTCGTGCTGCGAAAAGATGTGACACAACGCGCCGTGGTTATCCTCCGCTGATCAGTATCCTGCGCAAAGATGGCAGCCGCTCTGCCTTATTGACGATCCTGAAGACAGCCAGCCTTCGACACGCGACCATACCACTCGCCTCGGAGAGGCGTACATGAAGCTCTCCGATATATTGTCTAGAAAGATTCTGACTGCATCGCGTGCCCGATAGCGCAGAGGTGCGTTCCAGCAATCTTGAGAAAACCTACAGGCAAGGCGGGAGTGGATTGAACAAAGAATATCGCTCAGGGAAAACCGGCTTTCGGCTTCTTTCTTCGTGGTTTGCGGCCTTCACGCTGCTTCTTTCACCGCTATCCGGGTATGGAGCAGATTTGATTAAGCCGAAGGTTCTCGTCATCGCAACCTACGAGACCGGCAAGGACCGCGGAGATGTTCCGGGCGAGCTGCAGTACTGGGTAGAGCGGGAGAACCTCGATCAGCCTATCAAAGTTACTGGGATCGATCATCCGCTATTGACCAACGGAAAAGGCCTCTATGCCATGATCAGCGGGACGACCTCGCGTTCCGCCATCCAGATGATGGCGCTGGCCATGGACCCGCGATTCGACCTGCGACAGACTTACTTCCTATTGAGCGGAATTGGCGGCGGCAATCCCCATCAAGTCACCGTGGCAAGCGCTGTGTGGATACGGCAGATCGTAGACGGAGACCCTGCCTTCGAGATCGACAGCCGGGAGACGCCCACCTCCTGGCCCTATGGAACCATCGCACTGGGAGCGACCGAGCCAGGCAAGGTTCCTGACAATGTCGATTCCGCGCCAGCCGCTGGAGTCTCCGACGACGGGGCTGGAGGCGTGGGACGAATTGCCTATCGCCTCAACCCCTCTTTGGTGAACTGGGCCTATCAACTGACAAAAGAGATAAAGCTCCCGGACAACGCGGCTCTGGCGGCTCAACGGGCTCTCTTCAAGGACTTCCCAGGAGCTCAGCAGAATCCATCGGTGATGGAGGGCGATAGTCTTGGCACGGACCACTTCTGGCATGGAGCCATCATGACTCGATGGGCCGAAGACTGGGTGCGACTCTATACAAAGGGCACCGGCTCCCTGGCCGTATCGGATTGCGAAGACCAGGGAGTTGTACTCGCGATGCAGGAGTTGGATCGGCTCGGACGAGTCGACATGAAGAGGTTTCTGATTTTACGGACGACGAGTAACTTCGTGATGCCTCCGCCGGGCGTCCATGCGGAGAAGAGTCTCTTTGATAACCTAGCAAGCTCGCCAGGTTATCTCCCCGCACTGGACGCCAACTATCGGATCGGCAGCATCGTGGTATCGAACCTGCTGCAACACTGGGATCAATACAAGAATCAAGTGCCGTGATTTTTCCGATCAGGCATTTGCATTGAGCAACTAGTTAGTGCATTTCATCCCACAGGCCTCATCCTGCTGACCACAACCTGTTGAACGATGGATATAACGTTGCCGAAGGACCAGTAGAGAGCAAGCCCGGCGCCAACCTTCCAGGTCATGAAGAAGCCTAAGACAGGCAATACAAGAGCCATCATTTTTCGCTGCACGGGATCAGTTCCCGATGAAGGGGTGAGAAGCTGCAACAGAAACATGGTGACAACGAAGAAGACGGGAAGAACATGGAGTGGGTCAAGCGACGAGAGATCATGCAGCCAGAGCC encodes:
- a CDS encoding DNA topoisomerase IB, whose protein sequence is MESARAAGLRYVSDARPGLQRKQWHHGFRYIDINGSVIHDAETLARIKSLVIPPAWSEVWICPHAKGHLQATGRDARGRKQSLYHPHWREVRDETKYERMLLFGATLPTIRKQVEQDLALPGLPRRKVLATLVRLMETTLIRVGNSEYARQNKSYGLTTLREKHVRVDGSTITFNFQGKSGIHHTVDIHDRRLAKIVQRCQDIPGYELFQYFDHEGMHHTVDSADVNAYLQEITDQPFTAKDFRTWAGTVLSCSLLCGCEVFESETQAKRDVVQAIKAVAAQLGNTPSICRKCYVHPAVLDCYMAGALMEATKRPMKKKLATQYRGLKREEVALVNLLQRQLPRSTA
- a CDS encoding FAD-dependent oxidoreductase — encoded protein: MPEIRVMNTSELPCGHKKTVKLGETEILLIHYEEGLVAVQSQCPHAGAPLKEGAICNGRLVCPWHMGTFELSTGALVEPPPMESLKMYPVRVEGGEILVNPEPLPTATSTPVQKEELVLLVGTGAAGAIAATTLRQGGFAGRILAVDPVEEEPVDRTVLSKMALSGEMPLDQIGLSTFSSTKVERIHAAVLELSAAQKEAHLSNGSVVKFDKALVATGGKPKQLEIPGAELAYTIRHPRDVQRILKAAEGKKEAVIVGTSFIGLEAASALVQKGLRVTVVGKEKLPFAKLFGEEVAHALKALHESKGTRFRLEVETSSFDSTWVTIRAGEKDERLPADLIIAGVGVLPDLEFKHDLPRAKDGGIATDASLRAKDEVWVAGDIASVSGTRIEHWRLAQQHGRVAALAMLGQDSRYEGVPFFWTFHYGKQLEYLGHTEDWDEVVIDGDLKELNFMAFYIKQERIAAVLSCERETQTAMLAEVMRSHPTLEQARQAIA
- a CDS encoding purine-nucleoside phosphorylase; the protein is MIKPKVLVIATYETGKDRGDVPGELQYWVERENLDQPIKVTGIDHPLLTNGKGLYAMISGTTSRSAIQMMALAMDPRFDLRQTYFLLSGIGGGNPHQVTVASAVWIRQIVDGDPAFEIDSRETPTSWPYGTIALGATEPGKVPDNVDSAPAAGVSDDGAGGVGRIAYRLNPSLVNWAYQLTKEIKLPDNAALAAQRALFKDFPGAQQNPSVMEGDSLGTDHFWHGAIMTRWAEDWVRLYTKGTGSLAVSDCEDQGVVLAMQELDRLGRVDMKRFLILRTTSNFVMPPPGVHAEKSLFDNLASSPGYLPALDANYRIGSIVVSNLLQHWDQYKNQVP
- a CDS encoding response regulator — its product is MAAKSNFQVVPLVEVPKNDADFYTSNRRPVVLIVDDERVIADTLSIILKKNGFATLTVYDGKAALELAKAELPDLLISDVVMPGMSGIELAISLTQNVPECKILLFSGQAATVDLLAKAREMGHNFTTLAKPVHPKDMLRRISECLEASDHIPDLEPPPRQHAYPLQ